Proteins encoded within one genomic window of Synechococcus sp. PCC 7335:
- a CDS encoding ABC transporter ATP-binding protein/permease: MSTPSVSSAKRESRFRFDRQLWQRFITIAQPYFFPISHRLTRVYLGLLLLLLVAVVAVAFWLTVGLTFAGRAIFPAFFSNVAGQLVERVNGLLASWAPYGAIAALAIVGLVVYRLRRLLRERAIQWAMLGLLLLLSFTVNGINVSISYVFRFVDTALNQRETDTFWQFLFVYAGIIIGAIPLLVLYRYVRLKLALRWRKWLTEHFLERYFANRSYYELDSNSANTEIDNPDQRITQDIKSFTEVTLSFLLDILDSVLTLISFTAILYTISKTLTVGLLIYATVGTLVAAIAGRKLIKINYDQLRLEADFRYGMVHVRDNAESIAFYRGEGPERQQVSQRLLTAIRNFDLLIIWRSLIDLFQYGYNYFTRIVPYVIVAPLYFAGDTDFGTFTQASIAFSQVLSALSLITNRIEQIAEFAASINRLGDFYERMDDPALPQKRKHQHEIKTEVSPQFSLNELTILTPNSEQTLVKDLSLQIEPRDRLLIVGASGCGKSSLLRAIAGLWTNGKGQITRPEAKEMLFLPQRPYMLLGTLREQLIYPYNYKHSDKTLANTLNQVNLSDLPKRFGGWDTIYDWSSVLSLGQQQRLAFARILLSQPAYAMMDEATSALDIDNERYLYDLLAEMQSVYVSVGHRPSLLDYHHKVLELDSNSAWKIYSAAGYRQKATSVSNSA; the protein is encoded by the coding sequence ATGTCAACACCTTCTGTCTCTAGCGCCAAGCGTGAATCTCGTTTTCGATTTGATCGCCAGCTGTGGCAACGCTTTATTACCATTGCCCAGCCCTATTTTTTCCCAATTAGTCACCGCCTTACAAGGGTGTATTTGGGCTTATTGCTGCTGCTGCTAGTCGCCGTCGTTGCCGTCGCCTTTTGGCTGACAGTGGGGCTTACTTTTGCCGGGAGAGCCATATTTCCCGCTTTTTTCTCTAATGTAGCTGGGCAGCTGGTTGAGCGTGTGAATGGGCTGCTAGCATCTTGGGCGCCCTATGGAGCGATCGCCGCTCTAGCTATCGTGGGTCTCGTTGTTTACAGGCTGCGAAGGCTGCTTAGAGAACGAGCGATTCAATGGGCCATGCTGGGGTTACTGCTGTTACTTTCCTTCACTGTAAATGGCATCAACGTCTCGATTAGCTATGTCTTTCGGTTTGTTGATACCGCGCTGAATCAGCGAGAGACCGATACCTTTTGGCAATTTTTGTTTGTCTACGCCGGGATTATCATCGGTGCCATTCCGCTATTGGTGCTCTACCGCTACGTCAGACTTAAACTGGCGCTGCGGTGGCGCAAATGGTTGACCGAGCACTTTTTAGAGCGTTACTTTGCAAATCGTTCTTATTATGAGCTGGACTCCAACTCTGCAAATACAGAAATTGACAATCCCGACCAGCGGATTACTCAAGACATCAAATCTTTTACAGAAGTGACGCTGTCGTTTTTGCTCGATATTTTAGATTCTGTATTGACGCTCATTTCATTTACCGCCATCCTTTACACCATTTCTAAAACGCTGACCGTTGGACTCCTTATTTATGCAACGGTTGGTACGCTGGTGGCTGCGATCGCCGGACGAAAGCTGATCAAAATCAACTATGATCAGCTCCGGTTGGAGGCCGATTTTCGCTACGGTATGGTGCATGTGAGAGACAATGCCGAATCGATTGCCTTTTATCGCGGTGAAGGGCCAGAGCGTCAACAGGTTAGTCAGCGTTTACTCACCGCCATTCGTAATTTTGATTTGTTGATTATTTGGCGATCGCTGATTGATCTGTTCCAGTATGGCTATAACTACTTCACCCGCATTGTTCCTTACGTGATTGTTGCGCCGCTATACTTTGCAGGCGATACCGATTTTGGCACCTTTACGCAGGCTTCAATCGCGTTCTCACAGGTTCTAAGCGCGCTATCACTCATTACGAACCGCATTGAACAAATTGCTGAATTCGCCGCCAGCATTAACCGACTCGGGGATTTTTATGAGCGCATGGATGATCCAGCCTTGCCCCAAAAGCGTAAGCATCAACATGAGATCAAGACAGAAGTGTCACCTCAGTTTTCATTAAATGAGCTGACTATTCTCACGCCTAATTCAGAACAAACGCTGGTGAAGGATTTATCTTTACAGATTGAGCCTCGTGATCGCCTGCTAATTGTAGGGGCAAGTGGTTGCGGTAAAAGTTCCTTGCTAAGAGCGATCGCGGGCCTATGGACCAATGGCAAAGGCCAGATTACACGGCCTGAGGCTAAAGAGATGTTGTTTTTGCCCCAGCGCCCTTACATGCTGCTAGGAACCCTGCGAGAGCAGCTCATATATCCCTACAATTACAAACATTCCGATAAAACGTTGGCCAATACCTTGAACCAGGTGAACCTGAGCGATTTACCTAAGCGCTTTGGCGGCTGGGATACCATCTATGACTGGTCTAGCGTCTTGTCTTTGGGGCAACAACAGCGACTAGCGTTCGCGCGGATACTGCTATCGCAGCCTGCCTACGCCATGATGGACGAGGCGACTAGCGCCCTGGATATCGATAATGAGCGATATCTCTACGACTTGCTAGCAGAAATGCAGTCTGTCTATGTAAGCGTCGGTCACCGGCCCTCACTTCTGGACTACCACCATAAGGTACTAGAACTAGATTCCAATTCAGCCTGGAAAATATACTCGGCAGCTGGCTATCGTCAAAAGGCAACATCGGTGTCTAATAGCGCTTAA
- a CDS encoding heavy metal translocating P-type ATPase — translation MNIWASMPLQKQIRGWIIHYPVAIAALFCALLTLSGWLALTHNWLGSGVGILFAAYVIGGYDSTREGLNTLWTEHELDVDLLMIVAALGAAVLGLWQQQYYLLVDGAVLILIFAISGALEDIAMQRTERNIHGLMQLTPETARRIQTNQTQGEQIQIVGVQKLRIGDRILVKPGDLVPADGLLQSGKSSLNQASITGESVPIDKTIGDEVFAGTLNGSGAIVLKLHKLPENNLIQRVIRLVETAKTTRPPSQQFLERFERGYARVIVFITLLLLLLPPLLLNWGWENTIYRALVFLVVASPCAVMAAIMPTLLSGIAQGARQGILFKDGAQLEMMGKVNAIAADKTGTLTIGKLQVCDIIPASGSTVAELLQTAASLEAYSEHPIAQAIVSEAQHQSLPLLPVANVQARAGLGITGTLEGAILRIGKQPFVQENLITSNSTTSNLTTSTENTLVQVGQQTESEGKTVIWISRQDRVMGLLIVADQIRPEAPALIRALKRLGIKTTIMLTGDNAATAQSIAQVAGIDQVYSNLLPEDKVEIIRTLQQQHHTVAMIGDGINDAPALAQASVGIAMGGTGSDIALETADVVLMADRIEKLTQAIQLGVKSQQIIKQNLTLAMVSIVFLMVANFLGRLTLPAGVLGHEGSTLLVTLNGMRLLRNK, via the coding sequence ATGAATATCTGGGCTTCAATGCCGTTGCAAAAACAGATTCGAGGCTGGATTATCCATTACCCAGTGGCGATCGCAGCACTGTTTTGTGCTCTACTCACGCTTTCCGGCTGGCTGGCTTTAACTCACAACTGGTTGGGGAGCGGCGTCGGTATCTTGTTTGCCGCCTATGTGATTGGGGGCTATGACAGCACCCGTGAGGGCCTAAACACGCTGTGGACTGAGCATGAGCTAGATGTCGATCTATTAATGATAGTGGCGGCGCTGGGTGCAGCGGTGCTGGGCCTGTGGCAACAACAGTATTATCTGCTGGTCGACGGGGCGGTCTTGATTTTGATCTTTGCGATCAGCGGTGCCCTCGAAGATATTGCCATGCAGCGCACAGAGCGGAATATTCATGGGTTGATGCAGTTGACACCAGAAACGGCTAGACGCATACAGACCAACCAAACACAGGGCGAGCAAATACAAATCGTCGGGGTGCAAAAGCTGCGGATAGGTGATCGGATTTTGGTCAAACCGGGAGATCTAGTTCCTGCAGATGGCCTGCTGCAATCAGGCAAAAGCAGCCTCAATCAGGCTTCGATTACAGGAGAGTCTGTGCCAATAGATAAAACAATAGGTGATGAGGTGTTTGCAGGGACACTTAACGGCAGCGGTGCCATTGTTTTAAAACTGCACAAGTTGCCTGAAAACAATCTCATTCAGCGGGTTATTCGATTGGTAGAAACCGCTAAGACAACCCGGCCCCCTTCTCAGCAGTTTTTAGAGCGTTTTGAGCGTGGCTATGCCAGAGTCATTGTTTTCATAACGCTGCTACTGCTACTGCTGCCCCCTTTGTTATTGAACTGGGGATGGGAAAATACAATTTATCGGGCGCTGGTGTTTTTAGTAGTGGCCTCGCCCTGCGCTGTTATGGCTGCAATTATGCCCACTTTGCTTTCTGGAATTGCACAGGGTGCAAGGCAGGGGATCTTGTTTAAAGATGGCGCTCAGCTAGAAATGATGGGAAAGGTCAATGCGATCGCTGCTGATAAAACAGGCACGCTCACAATCGGAAAACTTCAAGTGTGCGACATTATTCCGGCGAGTGGCAGCACAGTCGCAGAGCTTCTCCAAACAGCGGCTTCCCTAGAAGCGTACTCCGAGCACCCGATTGCTCAAGCTATTGTAAGTGAGGCGCAGCATCAATCTCTCCCACTATTGCCTGTGGCAAATGTGCAAGCCAGAGCTGGCTTAGGGATTACCGGTACGCTAGAGGGAGCCATACTCAGAATTGGTAAGCAGCCCTTCGTCCAGGAAAATTTAATAACTTCAAACTCAACAACTTCAAACTTGACGACTTCAACAGAAAACACCCTGGTTCAGGTTGGTCAACAAACCGAATCTGAGGGCAAAACCGTCATTTGGATTAGCCGACAAGATCGGGTGATGGGACTGTTGATTGTCGCCGATCAAATTCGCCCAGAAGCGCCTGCGTTAATCAGGGCGCTGAAGCGCCTTGGCATTAAAACGACGATCATGCTAACAGGTGATAATGCTGCAACCGCTCAAAGCATTGCCCAAGTAGCAGGGATAGATCAGGTCTATTCAAATTTGTTACCTGAAGACAAAGTAGAGATTATTCGTACATTACAACAGCAACATCATACGGTGGCAATGATTGGGGATGGTATTAATGATGCCCCAGCGTTAGCCCAAGCATCAGTGGGCATTGCCATGGGCGGCACTGGCTCAGATATAGCCTTAGAGACGGCTGATGTAGTGCTGATGGCAGATCGAATAGAGAAACTAACCCAAGCAATTCAACTGGGAGTAAAGTCACAGCAAATTATTAAACAAAATCTGACGCTAGCAATGGTTTCGATTGTGTTTTTAATGGTGGCGAATTTCTTGGGCAGGCTGACCCTACCAGCGGGTGTATTAGGCCATGAGGGCTCTACCCTTTTGGTCACCTTAAACGGCATGAGATTGCTGAGAAATAAATAG
- a CDS encoding DUF5132 domain-containing protein yields MRHLREGAGLRARVEEMTGLRAEHVVMMGAATVVLTPVVLPLMRPVLKATIKTGVMAFERTKHAIAETGEILADIAAEAKAEAQLESLLAPEQLGTNSVSAAVVDSEEAS; encoded by the coding sequence ATGAGACATCTACGAGAGGGTGCTGGCTTAAGAGCGCGAGTCGAAGAGATGACAGGTTTGCGAGCAGAGCATGTTGTGATGATGGGTGCGGCGACGGTTGTGTTGACGCCAGTTGTCTTGCCTTTGATGCGCCCTGTCCTAAAGGCCACCATTAAAACTGGCGTAATGGCTTTTGAGAGAACTAAGCATGCGATCGCCGAAACCGGTGAGATTCTGGCAGATATTGCGGCAGAGGCAAAGGCAGAGGCTCAACTAGAATCCTTGCTAGCCCCAGAACAGTTAGGAACAAACTCCGTATCTGCAGCAGTCGTAGACAGTGAAGAGGCTAGCTAG
- a CDS encoding heavy metal translocating P-type ATPase, giving the protein MSDQPAQLVQTGVLVGQPRELFAWRVVHSLPGRVRLRVPALLIATAWQHKVKTTLNKTVGVRSVRINQAACSMTIQYDPEIESALKLLLLKLEERCGCQCDESLVQFASLHSSSARSSKKTLPPISLKGQTPKSQTPKSQTSEAHADQTWAGLKLPVLAAGLAVLSRYSWPLELRSGLRSLSALALLGAVLPVGQRAFRSLSVHRKFNIDCLDLLALSLSAWQGKLLTPALVLTLHELGDTIREQTARTTAVQSSSLEDTIGHFAWVKLEADAPPQQIPSDQVQIGQTVVVYPGEQIPVDGSVLVGKAIIDQQSLTGEAMPIAGRSGTQVYASTLVRSGQIQIRAERVGRNTRAAVGLELLRQAPVYDTRMANYAEQVADRLIVPSLLLAGVVLLTTGDTARTAAILTLDFVTGIRVSIPMAFLGALNHTTRHGVLIRSGRTLEKIAEVDTIVFDKTGTLTQGQITVVDIQPFNDEAASEHHRQSLNAAEILQVAASAEQRINHPVAAAIAQYAQAQNLPMLSREHWSYEVGLGIKAQIEGRSVLVGSERFLRQYGVDWAADWTANVITPETAVDSLIYVACEGQFWGTIRYSDPLRSESTELIKRLHKEYGIKVYLLTGDNPQRAMQVANTLGISQPQVYAEAFPEQKAQIIQELHRAGRTVAFVGDGLNDSIALAYADVSVSFARGAEVARETADVVLMENNLLDFLEIIAISRQTQHLIEQNIGLVVLPNLIALGIATTQGLRPLIATGIHNGSAIAAGLNSLRPLLQHRLNPKRMAS; this is encoded by the coding sequence ATGAGCGATCAACCCGCGCAGCTTGTTCAAACGGGTGTCTTAGTAGGCCAACCCCGTGAACTTTTTGCCTGGCGAGTAGTCCATTCATTGCCTGGTCGAGTGAGATTGCGCGTACCTGCACTCCTAATCGCTACAGCTTGGCAGCATAAAGTAAAAACGACATTGAATAAGACGGTGGGCGTCCGTTCGGTACGAATTAACCAGGCCGCCTGTTCAATGACCATTCAATATGATCCTGAGATTGAATCTGCCCTCAAATTGCTACTACTCAAGCTAGAAGAGCGTTGTGGCTGCCAGTGTGATGAGAGCTTAGTGCAGTTTGCCTCTCTTCATTCTTCTTCAGCACGTTCCTCAAAGAAGACGCTACCACCGATATCTCTTAAGGGGCAGACTCCTAAAAGCCAGACTCCTAAAAGTCAGACTTCTGAAGCTCACGCTGATCAAACTTGGGCCGGGCTGAAGTTACCTGTGCTGGCTGCTGGACTGGCGGTTCTAAGTCGCTACAGCTGGCCATTGGAACTCAGATCGGGATTACGATCACTCTCGGCATTAGCACTGCTGGGGGCTGTTTTGCCGGTAGGCCAGCGCGCTTTTCGGAGTCTATCGGTCCATCGAAAATTCAACATTGACTGTTTGGATTTGCTTGCCCTTAGTCTTAGCGCCTGGCAGGGCAAGTTGCTCACACCTGCTTTGGTGCTGACCCTACATGAGCTAGGAGATACCATTCGAGAGCAAACCGCGCGCACAACAGCGGTGCAATCTTCTAGCTTAGAAGATACGATTGGTCATTTTGCTTGGGTAAAGCTAGAGGCCGACGCGCCACCGCAGCAAATTCCGAGCGATCAAGTACAAATTGGGCAAACCGTCGTGGTTTATCCAGGAGAACAAATTCCAGTCGATGGTTCGGTACTGGTGGGTAAGGCCATTATTGACCAGCAAAGTCTCACCGGAGAGGCGATGCCAATTGCAGGTCGTAGTGGCACGCAGGTGTATGCTTCTACCTTAGTGCGATCAGGTCAAATTCAGATTCGGGCCGAACGGGTGGGTCGCAATACTCGAGCAGCAGTGGGCTTGGAACTATTGCGGCAAGCGCCTGTTTACGATACCCGGATGGCGAACTACGCTGAGCAAGTGGCTGATCGTCTGATTGTGCCGTCATTGTTGCTAGCCGGTGTGGTGCTGCTGACAACGGGTGATACGGCTCGAACAGCGGCGATTTTGACCCTAGACTTTGTCACTGGCATTCGCGTTTCTATTCCAATGGCTTTCTTGGGGGCGTTGAATCATACCACTCGGCATGGTGTGCTGATTCGAAGTGGTCGCACGTTGGAGAAGATAGCAGAGGTCGATACGATTGTCTTTGACAAAACTGGAACACTGACCCAGGGCCAAATTACGGTTGTTGATATTCAGCCTTTCAATGATGAAGCGGCCAGTGAGCACCATCGTCAGTCGCTCAATGCAGCCGAAATTTTGCAGGTAGCGGCTTCTGCTGAACAGCGAATCAATCATCCTGTAGCGGCTGCGATCGCTCAGTACGCGCAGGCTCAAAATCTGCCAATGCTCTCGCGGGAGCACTGGTCTTATGAAGTAGGATTGGGCATTAAAGCACAAATCGAAGGTCGTAGCGTTTTGGTGGGCAGCGAGCGATTCCTACGCCAGTATGGAGTTGACTGGGCCGCTGATTGGACGGCGAATGTAATCACGCCAGAGACAGCAGTTGATTCTTTGATTTACGTTGCCTGTGAGGGACAGTTTTGGGGCACCATTCGCTATAGTGACCCGCTTCGATCAGAAAGTACGGAGCTGATCAAACGACTGCACAAAGAGTACGGCATCAAGGTCTATCTGCTGACAGGAGACAATCCTCAACGGGCAATGCAAGTGGCTAATACGCTGGGGATTTCACAGCCACAAGTCTATGCCGAGGCTTTTCCAGAACAAAAGGCCCAGATCATTCAAGAATTGCATCGGGCGGGGCGTACCGTGGCCTTTGTCGGCGATGGACTAAATGATTCTATTGCTTTGGCCTACGCCGATGTCTCGGTTTCTTTCGCCAGAGGGGCTGAGGTTGCCCGAGAAACGGCTGATGTAGTGCTGATGGAAAACAATTTGCTGGACTTTTTAGAAATCATTGCGATCTCTAGGCAAACTCAACACCTAATTGAGCAGAATATTGGTCTGGTGGTGCTCCCTAACCTAATAGCGTTGGGTATCGCAACAACGCAAGGACTGCGGCCACTTATTGCAACTGGCATTCATAATGGATCAGCGATCGCAGCTGGGCTAAATAGCCTTCGTCCTTTGTTGCAACATCGGCTAAATCCAAAGCGGATGGCAAGTTAA
- a CDS encoding HMA2 domain-containing protein produces MTFINSDSQGLVSGQLISTKTTAQLGKLLDEYNEVAVILPVLAGLLVTNRLQLRGANALIANLVIAAISRQIIHQLTQEAAVISAGANGVSAVEKPSPLATEPVYQVDEDYKIMHSVAGRIRLQVRQLQADRNFAKRLERLLLEDPIVSGVRINRAAASIVIQYTAGELSEAELGLRLLQILDEAAAPAVTTTAAATA; encoded by the coding sequence ATGACGTTTATAAATAGTGATTCCCAAGGCCTAGTATCCGGTCAGCTAATATCCACTAAGACGACAGCTCAGTTGGGTAAGTTACTGGATGAATATAATGAGGTGGCCGTCATTTTACCGGTACTGGCAGGTTTGTTGGTAACCAATCGGCTGCAATTGCGAGGAGCCAATGCACTAATAGCTAACTTAGTGATCGCGGCAATCTCTCGCCAAATTATTCATCAGCTAACGCAAGAGGCTGCCGTGATATCGGCTGGGGCGAACGGTGTGAGCGCAGTGGAGAAACCTAGCCCACTTGCAACTGAACCTGTCTATCAGGTAGATGAAGATTACAAAATTATGCATTCTGTAGCCGGGCGCATTCGGCTGCAGGTGAGACAGTTGCAGGCGGATCGCAATTTTGCCAAGCGCTTGGAAAGACTGCTGTTAGAAGATCCGATTGTGTCTGGCGTGCGGATTAATCGGGCGGCAGCTTCTATTGTGATTCAATATACGGCAGGTGAATTGTCAGAAGCTGAACTAGGTCTGCGTTTATTGCAAATTTTAGACGAGGCTGCTGCACCAGCGGTAACGACGACGGCAGCAGCAACTGCTTAA
- a CDS encoding FeoA family protein: MDEAEYDRRIDALERFPDQDDGYLAARSSIVCSLAMTSVGDIVQVVSLRGDSQTNRRLIDMGISVNVQGTIISRAEGGLVVFARDGCRLGLGATMAQKIFVKVLNSPSLNKSSANESAFGKSTFGQIPRSLEPSMNQTTSAERDTQPLEAKPSSKPLSELSVGDSGSVVGYEKGSRAYRKKLLAMGLTPGTAFTITHQAPMGDPIELQVRGFKLSLRKGEAATLQVVSNSSTHSASATALADEVTNLEPTSVPLNHKENRDE, from the coding sequence ATGGACGAAGCAGAATATGATAGGCGCATTGACGCTTTAGAGCGCTTTCCCGATCAGGATGATGGCTATTTAGCCGCTCGTTCTTCGATTGTTTGTTCTTTAGCAATGACTTCAGTGGGTGACATTGTTCAAGTCGTCTCACTACGGGGCGACTCACAAACCAACCGTCGCCTGATTGATATGGGCATTTCGGTGAACGTTCAAGGCACCATTATTAGCCGAGCAGAGGGTGGATTGGTGGTATTCGCTCGAGATGGCTGTCGGCTGGGCCTTGGTGCCACGATGGCACAGAAGATTTTTGTCAAGGTTCTTAACAGCCCTAGTCTCAATAAATCTTCTGCTAATGAATCTGCTTTTGGCAAATCTACTTTTGGCCAAATTCCTAGGAGTCTAGAACCCTCTATGAATCAAACAACATCTGCGGAGCGAGATACTCAACCGCTTGAGGCTAAACCTTCTAGTAAACCCCTTAGTGAGCTGAGCGTAGGTGACTCGGGCAGCGTGGTGGGCTACGAAAAAGGCAGCCGGGCCTATCGCAAAAAACTGTTGGCTATGGGCCTTACACCTGGCACTGCTTTCACCATCACTCATCAAGCACCGATGGGCGATCCGATTGAACTACAAGTGCGTGGCTTTAAGCTGAGTCTGCGAAAGGGAGAGGCGGCCACGTTGCAGGTCGTGTCTAACTCATCTACCCATTCGGCTTCAGCAACAGCACTTGCTGATGAAGTGACGAATCTTGAACCTACTAGCGTCCCTCTCAACCATAAGGAGAACCGCGATGAGTAA
- the hcp gene encoding hydroxylamine reductase: protein MFCEQCEQTASGDGCHQFGACGKSPEVNSIHDLLIHCLRSLAPVALQAKAMGIDTHEADVFTCEAMFATMTNVNFSPSSLKTYVESAIAHRELLKETIQTQSPESILLPIIVDFVPDLDGNLSEQGEKIALKFISQVGKDAVDIFSLKLTTLYGLKGAASYAFHAYEVGQEDEAIYHFVHRALDALRDQSMSVEDWVALTLEVGAINFRAMELLDTGHTTSFGHPVPTKVSLAPVPGKAILVSGHDIRQLEAILKQSADKGITVYTHGELLPAHGYPKLKQTYPHLYGHYGTAWQNQTKEFAKFPGAVVITTNCLMPPHENYNDKLFSIGPVSYPYLTHLPPAEQGIPDFTPVINKALSLPGFSEDVAAATPPKSVTVGFAHNAVLSVADTVIDAVKQGHIRHFFLVGGCDGAKPGRTYYTEFVEQVPDDCIVLTLACGKFRFFDQDLGEIGGLPRLMDVGQCNDAYSAIQIAIALADAFEMDVNELPLSMILSWYEQKAVAVLLTLLHLGIKDIRLGPTVPAFLSPNVLQLLSDTYQLKAITVPEQDLAACLAD from the coding sequence ATGTTTTGTGAACAATGCGAACAAACCGCCAGTGGCGATGGCTGTCATCAGTTCGGAGCCTGTGGTAAAAGCCCGGAAGTAAATTCCATTCATGATTTACTGATTCACTGTCTGCGAAGTCTCGCCCCTGTAGCCCTACAAGCCAAAGCGATGGGCATAGATACGCACGAGGCAGATGTGTTTACCTGTGAAGCGATGTTTGCCACTATGACAAACGTAAACTTCAGTCCGAGCAGTCTAAAGACTTATGTAGAAAGCGCGATCGCGCACAGAGAACTCCTCAAAGAAACGATACAGACGCAGTCTCCAGAATCCATCCTTTTGCCCATCATTGTAGACTTCGTGCCCGATTTAGACGGCAATCTCAGTGAGCAAGGTGAAAAGATTGCGCTGAAGTTTATCAGTCAGGTAGGCAAAGACGCGGTCGATATTTTCTCGCTGAAGCTCACTACCTTATACGGACTTAAAGGCGCAGCTTCCTATGCTTTCCACGCTTACGAAGTCGGCCAAGAAGATGAAGCCATCTATCATTTTGTTCATCGAGCGCTTGATGCCCTCCGTGATCAAAGCATGAGCGTAGAAGATTGGGTCGCTTTAACTCTTGAAGTCGGGGCGATAAACTTCCGCGCAATGGAACTCCTAGATACTGGACATACCACTAGCTTTGGTCATCCGGTACCGACCAAAGTGTCGCTAGCGCCTGTTCCGGGTAAAGCCATTTTGGTTTCTGGTCATGACATTCGGCAGCTAGAAGCTATTTTGAAACAGTCCGCAGACAAAGGAATTACCGTTTACACCCACGGTGAACTGCTGCCTGCCCACGGCTATCCGAAGCTTAAGCAAACCTACCCTCATCTGTATGGGCACTATGGCACTGCATGGCAAAACCAAACTAAGGAATTTGCGAAGTTTCCAGGTGCGGTAGTGATTACGACAAACTGCCTGATGCCACCACACGAAAACTACAACGACAAACTGTTTAGCATAGGGCCGGTGAGCTATCCGTATCTCACCCATCTACCCCCTGCCGAGCAGGGCATTCCAGATTTCACACCCGTGATTAACAAGGCACTCTCGCTGCCTGGTTTTAGTGAGGATGTTGCTGCCGCCACGCCGCCAAAGTCAGTAACTGTCGGCTTTGCCCACAACGCGGTGCTCAGCGTCGCCGATACGGTGATTGACGCGGTAAAGCAAGGACACATTCGCCACTTCTTTCTGGTGGGTGGCTGTGATGGGGCTAAGCCAGGACGCACTTACTACACAGAGTTTGTAGAACAAGTGCCTGATGATTGTATTGTCCTAACGCTGGCCTGTGGTAAGTTCCGTTTCTTTGATCAAGATTTGGGTGAGATTGGCGGATTGCCTCGGTTAATGGATGTGGGGCAATGCAACGATGCTTACTCTGCCATTCAAATTGCGATCGCCCTTGCCGATGCTTTTGAAATGGATGTGAACGAATTGCCGCTGTCGATGATTCTCTCTTGGTATGAGCAAAAAGCAGTGGCAGTTCTGCTCACCTTGCTGCACTTGGGCATTAAAGATATCCGCTTGGGCCCAACTGTTCCAGCCTTTCTCTCGCCCAATGTTCTTCAGCTACTATCCGATACCTATCAGCTCAAAGCCATCACCGTCCCTGAACAGGATTTAGCCGCTTGTTTAGCAGATTAA